A region of Acidobacteriota bacterium DNA encodes the following proteins:
- the msrP gene encoding protein-methionine-sulfoxide reductase catalytic subunit MsrP yields the protein MLIKKAADLRESDVTPKETFLRRREFLAVAGSTAVAVATNGLGPVFTGTPTAMAQNPSAQKLTNLKKSPFSTDEKLNSYKDVTTYNNFYEFGLDKGDPAKYAHTLKPKPWSVVVEGQCAKPGTYHIEDILKYAPLEERIYRLRCVEAWSMVVPWVGYPLSEFLKRFEPTSKAKYVEFRTLVDPRQMPGQTAPALNWPYVEGLRVDEAMHPLTLLGLGLYGEVLPNQNGAPIRLVVPWKYGFKSIKSIVRVRFVENEPLNTWKQQQSAEYGFYANVNPQVDHPRWTQGSERRLGEFFRRKTLMFNGYGDQVASLYAGMDLRKNY from the coding sequence ATGTTGATCAAGAAGGCTGCAGACCTGCGCGAATCCGACGTGACCCCAAAGGAAACCTTCCTGCGGCGCCGCGAATTTCTCGCCGTGGCCGGCAGCACGGCCGTGGCCGTCGCCACCAACGGCCTGGGCCCGGTGTTCACGGGGACGCCCACCGCAATGGCCCAGAACCCGTCGGCGCAGAAGCTGACCAACCTCAAGAAGAGCCCGTTCAGCACCGACGAGAAGCTCAACTCGTACAAGGACGTCACCACCTACAACAACTTCTACGAGTTCGGCCTCGACAAGGGCGACCCGGCCAAGTACGCGCACACGCTCAAGCCCAAGCCGTGGAGCGTGGTGGTGGAAGGGCAGTGCGCCAAGCCCGGCACTTACCACATCGAAGACATCCTGAAGTACGCGCCGCTCGAAGAGCGCATCTACCGTCTGCGCTGCGTCGAGGCGTGGTCCATGGTCGTGCCATGGGTCGGCTATCCGCTGAGCGAGTTCCTCAAGCGCTTCGAGCCGACGTCGAAGGCGAAGTACGTCGAGTTCAGGACGCTGGTGGACCCCAGGCAGATGCCGGGGCAGACCGCGCCGGCGCTCAACTGGCCCTACGTCGAGGGCCTGCGCGTGGACGAGGCGATGCATCCGCTCACGCTGCTCGGCCTGGGGCTCTACGGCGAAGTGTTGCCCAACCAGAACGGCGCGCCGATCCGCCTGGTGGTGCCGTGGAAGTACGGCTTCAAGAGCATCAAGTCGATAGTCCGCGTGCGCTTCGTCGAGAACGAACCGCTCAACACGTGGAAGCAGCAGCAGTCCGCGGAGTACGGCTTCTACGCCAACGTCAACCCGCAGGTCGACCACCCGCGCTGGACGCAGGGCAGCGAGCGGCGGCTGGGCGAGTTCTTCCGCCGCAAGACGCTGATGTTCAACGGCTATGGTGACCAGGTCGCATCCCTCTACGCGGGGATGGACCTCCGCAAGAACTACTGA
- a CDS encoding HAMP domain-containing sensor histidine kinase, with protein MAESALPTLLSLASHELRGPTGVVRGYLRLLEQDASLGERPRRVMVEMTRATERLAALLDELTELAHLKDGRIKLALKRTSLRSVLNQAVQAVELPDHFETDLDVVAPADVRLRLDETRMRVVFCTLIATLARVQSGASSFDLRLVKGRTTTQVVVQPRTLGRGTLAERPVDISRGGTGLQLPIADAVVQAHGGRLRERWLAGKFAGFVVKL; from the coding sequence ATGGCCGAATCTGCCCTGCCCACCTTGCTGTCGCTGGCCTCCCACGAGCTGCGCGGGCCGACCGGTGTCGTGCGCGGCTACCTCCGGCTGCTGGAACAGGACGCCTCGCTCGGCGAGCGGCCGCGCCGCGTCATGGTCGAGATGACCCGCGCCACCGAACGGCTGGCCGCGCTGCTCGACGAGCTGACGGAGCTGGCCCACCTCAAGGATGGCCGCATCAAGCTGGCCCTGAAGCGCACGTCCCTGCGGTCGGTGCTGAACCAGGCGGTGCAGGCGGTGGAGTTGCCCGATCACTTTGAGACCGACCTCGACGTGGTAGCGCCGGCCGATGTCCGCCTGCGACTGGACGAGACCCGCATGCGCGTGGTGTTCTGCACCCTGATCGCGACCCTCGCGCGGGTGCAGTCCGGCGCGTCGAGCTTCGACCTGCGCCTCGTCAAGGGGCGGACCACCACGCAGGTGGTGGTGCAGCCGCGGACGCTCGGCCGCGGCACCCTCGCAGAACGGCCGGTGGACATCAGCCGCGGCGGCACCGGCCTGCAACTCCCAATCGCCGACGCCGTCGTCCAGGCCCACGGCGGCCGCCTGCGCGAGCGCTGGCTGGCGGGCAAGTTCGCGGGCTTCGTCGTCAAGCTGTAA
- a CDS encoding DUF1175 family protein: MSASKTIVVLAVLLASVAGSGAKAQVRLADESDRAAFRSWFVLLADAQFERNTPDVADCAALIRHAYREAMRAHTPEWVRRAALPFTPQYAEVRSAPKPDAHGWPLFRVTDGANAQYAEFADAKTLIALNTRPLGRDTRALRPGDLIYFRQPAQKVPDHLMVFVGRSEFEAEGDDWVVYHTGPTDAEPGDPSTSSGSPRAKSRGEVRKVRLSTLEQHPSTRWRPLASNPRFIGVYRLAVL; the protein is encoded by the coding sequence GTGTCGGCTTCCAAAACCATCGTTGTACTCGCGGTCCTGCTCGCGTCGGTCGCCGGTTCCGGGGCCAAAGCGCAAGTGCGGCTTGCCGATGAATCGGATCGCGCCGCGTTCCGGTCGTGGTTCGTGTTGCTGGCCGACGCGCAGTTCGAGCGCAACACGCCGGACGTCGCCGACTGTGCCGCCCTGATTCGCCACGCCTATCGCGAAGCCATGCGGGCGCACACGCCCGAGTGGGTGCGCCGCGCGGCGCTCCCGTTTACGCCGCAGTATGCGGAGGTGCGGTCGGCGCCAAAGCCTGATGCCCACGGGTGGCCTCTCTTCCGGGTCACCGACGGCGCCAACGCGCAGTACGCGGAGTTTGCCGACGCGAAGACGTTGATCGCCCTGAACACGCGCCCGCTCGGCCGCGACACCAGGGCCCTGCGCCCCGGCGACTTAATCTACTTCCGCCAACCAGCACAGAAGGTGCCCGACCATCTGATGGTGTTTGTCGGGCGCTCTGAGTTCGAAGCCGAAGGCGATGACTGGGTCGTGTACCACACCGGCCCGACCGATGCTGAGCCCGGCGACCCTTCGACAAGCTCAGGGTCGCCCCGAGCGAAGTCGAGGGGCGAAGTGCGCAAGGTAAGGCTCAGCACGCTCGAACAACACCCGTCCACGCGCTGGCGGCCCCTCGCGTCGAACCCGCGGTTCATCGGCGTCTATCGATTGGCAGTGCTATGA
- a CDS encoding MG2 domain-containing protein, with protein MKLARSLVLLTLLTSLFVLLASHFAPAWAQAENEDRPAFSLSTSEVFTTKDAPNFYLTFRRVPQLDFRVYKVHDPFAFFAGLRDPHQLGSGDVEVQQERTWIERLADWKRGQRQSVQRFARGQVSQPYRAARRAATDQAVVAQRVVLNANTFAQVPLLNPDQVVTTWRELLPNHRDPEVRRVPVDLRQPGIYVVEAVHDLLRAYTIVIVSDVGLVTKTSPGQMLFFAADRFTGEPVADCAVRVLVSQKTVAEGRTSVDGLFEAVLPEQQMENVVGVAHCGDQMAATDPGSWSLQEPARELVGYLYTDKPIYRPGHTVHLKGILRWRHHDALAKFDRPEVEVVASDPNDKVIFRQQVRVDAFGAVLANFAVPPTAALGSYALRVQSGDLQTSGGFEVQEYRKPEFEVTVTPAARFVRQGEDAVISIQARYYFGQPVANGQLRWVLNQQPYYSPLRWDDGFEGGQSSYWYGDNQTAQGTVRLDADGKAQVRVPLGVDENGRDFSARIDALVTDAANREVSGNTVVHATFGSFLVAAQTTNAVFQAGNTVAITIRAVDYTGAAQANVPVSVVLEKLTYRAGYYSEPEVNQISQNGVTTDASGLATGRVTLPQQTGSFRVRVTAPSGDRTVQDDVWLWVPGPSDTSDDSSERYLELLADRRSYQPGESARLIIRGETITGPVLVTKEGQHVSWFRLLRATATEAIEVPIDEGDVGDVFVSIAFLRDGRLNRAERRLGVPATSRTLTVSLTADQAVSRPREPGAFSVLVTDQAGQPVRAQVSLAVIDEAVYGVKADDTPDPIRHFYRREYSRVNTMFSREYYFTGYSGRDRLQLARRGRRPFTLADFKGDKEVQPEVRKDFPDAIYWVGDLVTDAQGRGRIAVNYPDALTTWRLTARAITDDTKAGVAVARTTTTKDLIVRAITPRFLTEGDEVVIPTMVHNYRADTQTASVSLQASGLESMASPGSTSSPLVSGGERRDDWRYAAKAVGTATVTATATTAHDTDAVELPLPVLPFGIHREVGTAGSIVGAGEATTVVTVPDGANPVSRTVSIALAPSLAGSMLGALDFLTGYPYGCTEQTVSSFLPNLLVTKALTELKLAPTERLSALDRQVSSGLQRLADYQHDDGGWGWWKTDGNHPFMTAYALWAMDEARRAGVRVQDYRINNGARALARLYAEYPRVEPDLKVYEAYVLQRAAGGETEISWYADGTEHHYTHAAARDELWEARSRMSAYGRALLLLLLDEIKDPRGNELAQALAGEAQTRGDVSWWAVANDPLLFDAAETSIEATAFAVQALARRDPRNPLVERAVRWMMLNRTAGFWSTTKQTAMAIYGLLAFMQARGEAAQPFSVEVFVNGANVGRRTFSAAAMTAPDPQVITVPANAGANQVRLVKRDPPSPSASDSAKAASDKSAGQAALYWSASANYYDTTAAGARAGSRQLAITRQYAVLAPVTVKGRIVYREQPFTGTAKPGDVLTVRLTVAGSPEWRYLAIEDPLPAGVEAIQDTTAYPLERDAPEQWWYGSRVEYRDSRTVFFQETFDRGRYEYSYLVKVIAPGQFRAIPAQVSPMYVPGVHASSEPQTFIVTAPEGGAR; from the coding sequence ATGAAGCTGGCCCGCTCGCTCGTCCTTCTCACGCTTCTCACTTCTCTCTTCGTACTTCTGGCCTCTCACTTCGCGCCGGCGTGGGCGCAGGCCGAGAACGAAGACCGCCCGGCATTCTCGCTCTCGACGAGCGAGGTCTTCACGACCAAGGATGCGCCGAACTTCTACCTGACGTTCCGCCGCGTGCCGCAGCTCGACTTCCGGGTTTACAAAGTCCACGATCCGTTCGCGTTCTTTGCCGGCCTCCGCGATCCCCATCAGCTCGGGAGCGGTGATGTCGAGGTGCAACAGGAACGGACGTGGATTGAGCGGCTCGCCGACTGGAAGCGCGGCCAGCGCCAGTCGGTGCAGCGCTTCGCGCGTGGCCAGGTCAGCCAGCCGTACCGCGCCGCACGACGGGCCGCGACCGACCAGGCGGTCGTCGCCCAGCGCGTCGTCTTGAACGCCAACACCTTTGCGCAGGTGCCGCTGCTCAACCCCGACCAGGTCGTCACCACGTGGCGGGAGTTGCTGCCCAACCACCGCGACCCCGAGGTCCGCCGCGTCCCGGTCGATCTGCGCCAACCCGGCATCTACGTGGTCGAAGCCGTCCACGACCTGCTGCGCGCCTACACCATCGTGATCGTGTCGGACGTCGGCCTGGTCACCAAGACCTCGCCGGGCCAGATGCTGTTCTTCGCCGCCGACCGCTTCACCGGCGAACCGGTCGCCGATTGCGCGGTACGCGTGCTCGTGTCGCAGAAGACAGTGGCCGAGGGCCGCACTTCGGTCGATGGCCTGTTCGAGGCCGTGTTGCCCGAGCAGCAGATGGAGAACGTGGTCGGCGTCGCGCACTGCGGCGACCAGATGGCGGCGACCGACCCTGGCTCGTGGTCCCTGCAGGAGCCGGCCCGCGAGCTGGTTGGCTACCTTTACACCGACAAGCCGATCTATCGCCCCGGCCATACCGTTCACCTGAAGGGGATCCTGCGCTGGCGCCATCACGACGCGCTGGCGAAGTTCGACCGTCCCGAAGTTGAAGTGGTGGCCTCGGATCCGAATGACAAGGTGATCTTTCGGCAGCAGGTCAGGGTGGATGCATTCGGCGCAGTGCTGGCGAACTTCGCGGTTCCGCCGACGGCCGCGCTCGGCAGCTACGCGCTGCGTGTGCAAAGCGGCGACCTCCAGACCTCGGGCGGCTTCGAAGTGCAGGAGTACCGCAAGCCGGAGTTCGAAGTCACCGTGACGCCGGCCGCACGGTTCGTGCGCCAGGGCGAAGATGCGGTCATCTCGATCCAGGCCAGGTACTACTTTGGCCAGCCGGTCGCCAACGGCCAACTCCGATGGGTCCTCAACCAGCAGCCCTACTACTCGCCCCTGCGATGGGACGATGGCTTCGAGGGCGGCCAAAGCAGTTATTGGTACGGCGACAACCAGACAGCGCAGGGCACCGTGCGGCTGGATGCCGACGGCAAGGCGCAGGTGCGCGTGCCCCTGGGTGTGGACGAGAACGGCCGCGACTTCAGCGCCCGCATCGACGCCCTGGTCACCGACGCCGCCAACCGCGAGGTGTCGGGCAACACCGTGGTGCACGCCACTTTTGGATCGTTCCTGGTCGCCGCGCAGACCACCAACGCGGTGTTCCAAGCCGGCAACACCGTCGCCATCACGATTCGCGCGGTTGACTACACCGGCGCCGCGCAGGCCAACGTCCCGGTCAGCGTCGTGCTCGAGAAGCTCACCTATCGCGCCGGCTACTACAGCGAACCCGAGGTGAATCAGATCAGCCAGAACGGCGTGACGACGGATGCGAGCGGACTCGCGACCGGCCGCGTGACGTTGCCGCAACAGACCGGTAGCTTTCGCGTCCGCGTGACCGCGCCAAGCGGCGACCGCACGGTTCAAGACGATGTGTGGCTGTGGGTGCCGGGACCGAGTGATACCAGCGACGATAGCAGCGAGCGATATCTCGAGTTGCTGGCCGATCGGCGGTCGTACCAACCAGGTGAGTCGGCACGCCTGATTATCCGGGGCGAGACGATCACCGGCCCCGTGCTGGTGACGAAGGAAGGCCAGCACGTATCGTGGTTCCGGCTGCTGCGAGCGACGGCCACCGAGGCCATCGAGGTGCCGATCGACGAGGGCGACGTCGGTGACGTGTTCGTGAGCATTGCGTTCTTGCGCGACGGGCGATTGAACCGTGCCGAACGCCGCCTCGGCGTGCCAGCCACCTCGCGCACGTTGACCGTGTCGCTGACCGCCGACCAGGCCGTGTCGAGGCCGCGTGAGCCCGGCGCCTTCTCGGTGCTGGTCACGGACCAGGCCGGCCAGCCGGTGCGGGCCCAGGTCAGCCTCGCGGTGATCGACGAAGCGGTGTACGGCGTAAAGGCCGACGATACGCCCGATCCCATTCGTCACTTCTACCGTCGCGAGTACTCACGCGTGAACACCATGTTCTCCCGCGAGTACTACTTCACCGGCTATTCAGGCCGCGATCGCCTGCAACTGGCGCGCCGCGGACGTCGTCCGTTCACGCTGGCCGACTTCAAGGGCGACAAGGAAGTGCAACCCGAGGTGCGCAAGGACTTCCCCGACGCCATCTACTGGGTGGGCGACCTGGTCACCGACGCCCAGGGGCGCGGCCGCATTGCGGTGAACTATCCGGATGCGCTCACAACCTGGCGCCTGACCGCCCGTGCCATTACCGACGACACGAAGGCCGGTGTGGCCGTCGCGCGCACCACCACGACCAAGGACCTGATCGTCCGCGCGATCACGCCGCGCTTCCTCACCGAGGGCGACGAGGTGGTGATCCCGACCATGGTGCACAACTACCGTGCCGACACGCAGACCGCGAGTGTGTCTCTCCAGGCCTCCGGCCTGGAGAGCATGGCGTCGCCTGGTTCCACGTCCTCGCCGCTGGTCAGCGGCGGTGAGCGGCGTGACGACTGGCGCTATGCCGCGAAGGCCGTCGGCACCGCCACCGTCACGGCGACGGCGACGACCGCCCACGACACCGACGCGGTCGAACTGCCGCTACCGGTGTTGCCGTTTGGCATCCATCGCGAGGTCGGCACGGCCGGCTCGATTGTTGGCGCCGGCGAGGCCACCACGGTCGTCACCGTGCCCGATGGCGCCAACCCCGTCTCGCGCACCGTGTCGATCGCCCTGGCGCCGTCGCTCGCCGGGTCAATGCTGGGCGCGCTGGATTTCCTGACCGGCTATCCCTACGGCTGCACCGAGCAGACGGTCTCGAGCTTCCTGCCCAACCTGCTGGTGACCAAGGCGCTCACCGAGTTGAAGCTGGCGCCGACCGAGCGGCTGTCGGCGCTCGATCGACAGGTTTCGTCCGGCCTTCAGCGCCTGGCCGACTACCAGCATGACGATGGCGGGTGGGGGTGGTGGAAGACGGATGGCAACCACCCGTTCATGACTGCATACGCGCTGTGGGCGATGGACGAGGCTCGCCGCGCGGGCGTGAGGGTGCAGGATTACCGCATCAATAACGGCGCCCGCGCCCTGGCGCGGCTGTATGCGGAGTACCCGCGCGTCGAGCCCGACCTGAAGGTCTACGAGGCGTACGTGCTGCAGCGGGCGGCCGGGGGCGAGACCGAGATCTCCTGGTACGCCGACGGCACCGAACACCATTACACCCATGCGGCGGCCCGCGATGAGTTGTGGGAGGCGCGCAGCCGCATGAGCGCCTACGGTCGCGCCCTGCTGTTGCTGCTGCTCGACGAGATCAAGGACCCGCGCGGCAACGAGCTGGCGCAGGCACTGGCCGGCGAGGCGCAGACGCGCGGCGACGTGTCGTGGTGGGCGGTGGCCAACGACCCACTGCTGTTCGACGCGGCCGAGACCAGCATCGAAGCCACCGCCTTCGCGGTGCAGGCGCTGGCCCGCCGCGATCCCCGCAACCCGCTGGTCGAGCGCGCGGTCCGCTGGATGATGCTGAACCGGACGGCCGGCTTCTGGTCCACCACCAAGCAGACGGCCATGGCCATCTACGGCCTGCTGGCGTTCATGCAGGCCCGTGGCGAAGCGGCGCAGCCGTTCTCGGTGGAAGTGTTCGTCAACGGCGCCAACGTGGGCCGGCGCACATTCTCGGCCGCGGCCATGACCGCGCCGGATCCCCAGGTGATTACCGTGCCCGCTAATGCCGGGGCTAATCAGGTGCGGCTGGTGAAGCGCGATCCGCCTTCGCCATCGGCTTCCGACTCCGCCAAGGCGGCGTCGGACAAGTCGGCGGGACAAGCGGCGCTGTATTGGTCGGCGTCCGCCAACTACTACGACACCACCGCCGCTGGCGCGCGCGCGGGCAGCCGCCAACTCGCGATCACCCGCCAGTACGCCGTGCTCGCGCCCGTCACGGTCAAAGGCCGTATCGTCTATCGCGAACAGCCGTTCACCGGCACGGCGAAGCCAGGCGACGTACTGACTGTCCGGCTCACCGTCGCCGGATCGCCCGAGTGGCGATATCTCGCCATCGAGGATCCGCTGCCGGCCGGCGTGGAGGCGATTCAAGACACGACCGCCTACCCTCTCGAACGCGACGCGCCCGAGCAGTGGTGGTACGGATCGCGTGTGGAGTACCGCGACTCGCGCACGGTGTTCTTCCAGGAGACCTTCGACCGTGGCCGCTACGAGTACAGCTACCTCGTGAAGGTGATCGCACCGGGCCAATTCCGCGCGATTCCGGCGCAGGTGTCGCCCATGTATGTGCCCGGCGTGCACGCCTCGAGCGAGCCCCAGACCTTTATCGTGACGGCTCCGGAAGGGGGCGCGCGATGA
- a CDS encoding PilT/PilU family type 4a pilus ATPase produces the protein MDDLDALIGELNATVAGETPLLEGSSRVEDWLAEVIRRKGSDLLLVAGRGPAVRIDGLLSPVADLVLDGDDIAAAITPLLPPHAARQFRDTGIADASLRLPDLGRFRVNLHHERGRAAAAIRVLPSRVPSLDELNLPPEVEQLSRLGRGLVLIGGATGSGKTTTLAALVDAINRREARHIITVEDPIEYEHAHQAGLVEQVEVGIDAPDFPTALRAAVRQAPDILVIGEMRDHESMRIALSAAETGHLVFSSLHTTDVAASVGRICDSFPNERHNTIRQELSLALSAVLIQTLIPRTGGGRVPAVELLMVSFGARQHIRKDTLQHLHQEITMTRKAGSITREESLARLVRSGAISRAEAIGRSGHVDELEGLLR, from the coding sequence ATGGACGATCTCGACGCACTCATCGGCGAACTGAACGCAACTGTCGCCGGCGAGACGCCGCTGCTCGAGGGCTCGAGCCGCGTCGAAGACTGGCTGGCCGAGGTCATTCGCCGCAAGGGCAGTGACCTGTTGCTGGTTGCCGGGCGTGGGCCGGCGGTTCGCATCGACGGGCTGCTGTCGCCGGTCGCCGACCTGGTGCTCGACGGCGACGACATTGCGGCCGCGATTACCCCACTGTTGCCGCCCCACGCGGCCCGCCAGTTTCGCGACACCGGCATCGCCGATGCGTCGCTGCGGTTGCCGGACCTGGGGCGCTTCCGCGTCAACCTCCATCACGAACGCGGCCGGGCCGCCGCCGCGATCCGGGTGCTGCCGAGCCGCGTGCCGTCGCTGGACGAGCTGAACCTGCCACCCGAGGTCGAGCAGTTGTCGCGACTAGGCCGCGGACTGGTCCTGATCGGCGGCGCCACCGGCTCGGGCAAGACCACGACGCTGGCGGCGCTGGTCGATGCTATCAACCGGCGCGAAGCCCGCCACATCATCACCGTCGAAGATCCGATCGAGTACGAGCATGCCCACCAGGCGGGACTGGTGGAACAGGTGGAGGTCGGCATCGACGCGCCTGACTTCCCAACGGCCCTCCGTGCCGCAGTGCGGCAGGCACCCGACATCCTGGTGATTGGCGAGATGCGCGACCACGAGTCCATGCGCATTGCCCTCAGCGCGGCCGAAACCGGCCATCTGGTCTTCAGTAGCCTCCACACGACTGACGTCGCCGCCTCGGTCGGTCGCATTTGCGATTCGTTCCCGAACGAGCGGCACAACACCATTCGCCAGGAGTTGTCGCTGGCGCTGTCGGCGGTGTTGATCCAGACGTTGATTCCGCGGACCGGGGGCGGCCGGGTGCCGGCGGTCGAGTTGCTGATGGTCAGCTTCGGCGCTCGCCAGCACATTCGGAAGGACACGCTGCAGCACCTGCACCAGGAGATCACGATGACCCGCAAGGCCGGCTCGATTACGCGGGAAGAATCCCTGGCGCGCCTCGTGAGATCGGGCGCGATTAGCCGCGCGGAAGCGATCGGCCGGTCGGGCCATGTCGATGAACTAGAGGGCCTGCTGCGATAA
- a CDS encoding SpoIID/LytB domain-containing protein, with translation MRWWRGVLALAAMSAVASLHASTFATATVDKQGPATSGPAFFVRHLDNPRERREARADILDTPVLPGSIVKAVALVAALEDGVIRADSDHMCRRTVTVDGQKYVCAHPDLKRALSPAEALAYSCNDFFVSLAPRLSRDRVNRTRLAAGLPPLAAGTALAPALVGLAGPRTSPRAMIDVLARLAGAGKDTPVPMSPATKTVLLDGLRGAADYGTASALKNSGVSALAKTGSILMPSGVSLGLVVALTPADRPTHGVIVAAPGGAGVDAAAIAADVLAQRTQASASGREGGPLAPIRLGRTLASGQTRVETIAVDIYISQVLAGEGQPRAGDAAQQALAITARTFAIANRNRHRREGFDLCDTTHCQVVRAATPTTTRAAQATTGRLLLSRGQPAFVFYSASCGGRTELASEVWPGAIDYADAASVRDDADASEPAWESEVRVRDVERALRNAGLRGDRLRDVRVLARNQSGRVSRVRVDGFTPAEMSGHEFRMAVGRVAGFAAIKSTAFDVKRTSSGYHFRGRGFGHGVGLCVIGAGTRAARGETADEILKFYYPGLTIGAGSPSALTTNVPTPSGPVAPMAPLAPVAPLAPISTDIALALPGSEEGDRASLLTLIRRSRDEISKATGAKPPARLRVTVHPSVDSFGRATGQPWWVSGATDGAAIDLLPLTTLKQRGQLERTIRHEVAHALLDEVLSSRPMWVREGAAAYFATPPASRTAAARVACPKDAELLRPISAGAQREAYARAEACFAREIANGKRWDQVR, from the coding sequence ATGAGATGGTGGCGGGGCGTGCTGGCGTTGGCAGCGATGTCTGCGGTCGCCAGCCTCCACGCCTCCACCTTCGCCACGGCTACGGTGGACAAGCAGGGGCCCGCGACTTCGGGTCCAGCGTTCTTCGTTCGCCACCTCGACAACCCGCGTGAGCGGCGCGAAGCCCGCGCCGACATTCTCGATACCCCCGTCCTGCCTGGCTCCATCGTCAAGGCCGTGGCGCTGGTGGCCGCGCTCGAAGACGGCGTGATCCGCGCCGATTCCGATCACATGTGCCGGCGGACGGTCACCGTCGACGGCCAGAAGTACGTGTGCGCGCATCCCGACCTGAAGCGCGCGCTGTCGCCGGCGGAAGCGCTGGCGTATTCCTGCAACGACTTCTTCGTGTCGCTGGCGCCGCGGCTGTCGCGCGATCGCGTGAACCGCACGCGCCTTGCCGCCGGCTTGCCGCCGCTCGCCGCCGGTACGGCCCTGGCACCCGCCCTGGTGGGCCTCGCAGGTCCGCGCACCAGCCCCCGCGCGATGATCGACGTGTTGGCGCGCCTGGCCGGCGCCGGCAAGGACACGCCGGTGCCGATGAGCCCCGCCACCAAGACCGTGTTGCTCGACGGGCTGCGCGGCGCAGCCGACTACGGCACGGCCTCGGCGCTGAAGAATTCCGGCGTGTCGGCGCTCGCCAAGACGGGATCCATCCTGATGCCCAGCGGCGTGTCGCTCGGCCTGGTGGTCGCGCTCACACCCGCCGACCGCCCGACCCACGGCGTTATCGTCGCCGCGCCCGGCGGCGCCGGTGTCGATGCCGCGGCGATTGCCGCCGATGTTCTTGCCCAGCGCACCCAGGCATCCGCCTCCGGCCGCGAAGGCGGGCCCTTGGCACCGATAAGACTTGGCCGCACACTGGCAAGCGGTCAAACCAGGGTCGAGACCATCGCCGTCGATATCTATATCTCGCAAGTACTCGCGGGCGAAGGGCAGCCGCGGGCGGGGGATGCGGCGCAGCAGGCGCTCGCGATCACCGCTCGAACGTTCGCCATTGCCAATCGCAACCGCCATCGTCGCGAGGGGTTCGACTTGTGCGACACGACGCACTGCCAGGTGGTCCGCGCGGCGACGCCGACGACGACCCGTGCGGCGCAGGCCACCACCGGGCGGCTGCTGCTCAGCCGGGGACAACCGGCATTTGTGTTCTATTCGGCCTCATGCGGCGGCCGCACCGAACTGGCGTCGGAGGTATGGCCCGGCGCCATCGACTATGCCGACGCCGCGTCGGTGCGGGACGATGCGGATGCGAGCGAGCCGGCGTGGGAGAGCGAGGTTCGCGTGCGCGACGTGGAACGGGCGCTGCGCAACGCCGGTCTGCGCGGCGATCGCCTGCGCGACGTCCGCGTGCTGGCCCGCAACCAGTCGGGCCGCGTCTCGCGGGTGCGGGTCGATGGCTTTACGCCCGCGGAGATGAGCGGCCACGAGTTCCGCATGGCGGTGGGTCGCGTGGCCGGGTTCGCCGCCATCAAGAGCACGGCGTTCGACGTCAAGCGGACCAGCAGCGGGTATCACTTCCGCGGCCGTGGGTTTGGTCACGGCGTAGGCCTGTGCGTCATCGGCGCCGGCACGCGCGCGGCGCGAGGCGAGACCGCCGACGAGATCCTGAAGTTCTACTATCCGGGCCTGACCATTGGCGCCGGCTCACCGAGCGCGCTAACGACCAACGTGCCGACCCCGTCCGGCCCTGTGGCACCGATGGCACCCCTGGCACCTGTGGCACCCTTGGCACCTATTTCTACCGACATCGCCTTGGCCCTGCCGGGGAGTGAGGAAGGCGATCGCGCCAGCCTGTTGACCTTGATCCGCCGCAGTCGCGACGAGATTTCGAAGGCCACTGGCGCCAAGCCGCCCGCGCGCCTGCGGGTCACCGTGCATCCTTCGGTCGATAGCTTTGGCCGTGCCACCGGCCAGCCGTGGTGGGTGTCGGGCGCGACCGACGGCGCCGCCATCGACCTGTTGCCGCTGACCACGCTCAAGCAGCGCGGACAGCTCGAGCGAACCATCCGCCACGAGGTGGCGCATGCGCTGCTGGACGAGGTGCTGTCGAGCCGGCCGATGTGGGTGAGAGAAGGGGCGGCTGCATACTTTGCCACCCCGCCGGCGTCGCGTACGGCTGCCGCCAGGGTCGCGTGTCCGAAGGATGCGGAGTTGTTGCGTCCGATCTCCGCCGGTGCGCAACGCGAAGCCTACGCCCGAGCCGAAGCCTGCTTCGCGCGAGAAATCGCCAACGGCAAGCGTTGGGATCAGGTTAGGTAG